Proteins encoded in a region of the Mucilaginibacter sabulilitoris genome:
- a CDS encoding DUF983 domain-containing protein: protein MPETPKSWAMLHCKCPRCRRGSMFQGSAYSFSNKINLNCPHCNLYFEIEPGYFYAAMYVSYALNVGEAIGLAWLTYLVTHNSDSPWLYLSVIILGCFALAPINFRYSRVLLLYWLSPKIHYQPYLDTDDIPGKS, encoded by the coding sequence ATGCCTGAAACGCCAAAGTCATGGGCCATGCTTCATTGTAAATGCCCGCGTTGCCGCAGGGGTAGTATGTTTCAGGGAAGCGCTTATAGTTTTTCGAACAAAATAAACCTTAACTGTCCGCACTGCAACTTGTACTTTGAAATTGAACCGGGATATTTTTACGCGGCCATGTATGTGAGCTATGCCTTAAACGTAGGCGAAGCCATTGGCCTTGCATGGCTTACGTACCTCGTTACGCATAATTCCGATTCGCCCTGGCTGTATCTAAGTGTCATAATTTTAGGTTGCTTTGCACTTGCGCCCATAAATTTCAGATATTCGCGTGTGCTATTGTTATATTGGCTATCGCCCAAGATACATTACCAGCCCTATTTAGATACCGATGATATACCAGGAAAGTCTTGA
- a CDS encoding DUF420 domain-containing protein, with protein MSDKFIFRFVAVITIVVIALVVLLNRHLIPGPAVAPSFTPYLPMLNAILNGTCTILLLVSLYFIRQGNIKVHKNLNILTFSLSALFLISYVLFHYLMRNEIIYGDINGDGVLSDAERASAGGMRTLYLCILTPHIILAAGVLPLILLSFHRGLQMQIAKHKKLVRWTFPIWLYVTASGVIVYLMIKPYYHF; from the coding sequence ATGTCTGATAAATTTATATTCCGTTTTGTAGCTGTTATTACCATAGTGGTGATTGCGCTGGTAGTTTTGCTCAACAGGCATTTAATACCGGGGCCCGCTGTAGCGCCATCTTTTACACCTTATTTGCCCATGCTTAATGCCATATTGAATGGCACATGTACCATACTGTTATTGGTATCGCTGTACTTTATCAGGCAAGGCAATATCAAAGTGCATAAAAATTTGAATATCCTTACGTTTAGCCTGTCGGCATTGTTCCTGATTTCGTATGTGCTGTTTCATTACCTGATGCGTAATGAGATTATATATGGCGATATTAATGGCGATGGAGTTTTGTCAGACGCAGAACGTGCGTCGGCCGGTGGTATGCGCACATTATACCTTTGCATACTTACACCGCACATTATACTCGCTGCCGGTGTGTTACCACTTATTTTGCTGAGTTTTCACCGCGGATTGCAAATGCAGATAGCCAAACACAAGAAACTGGTAAGATGGACGTTTCCTATATGGTTGTATGTTACAGCATCAGGTGTTATTGTTTATCTGATGATAAAGCCGTATTACCACTTTTAA
- a CDS encoding cytochrome C oxidase subunit IV family protein: MSTESHEVHHDGGDHQSMTKGRIIKVALILSAITAVEFIIALLLVPHGYLDIKYANPVYIVLTLFKAFYIVAYFMHLKFEKMGLALSIIVPILFIIGLILVLTNESHHWVDLRLF, from the coding sequence ATGTCAACAGAATCACACGAGGTTCACCACGATGGTGGGGATCATCAATCAATGACCAAGGGAAGGATAATAAAAGTAGCTCTTATCTTGTCGGCAATTACTGCTGTAGAGTTTATTATAGCGCTCTTATTGGTACCCCATGGTTATTTAGATATTAAATATGCTAATCCTGTTTATATCGTTTTAACGCTGTTTAAAGCTTTCTATATAGTAGCATACTTCATGCACTTAAAATTCGAGAAAATGGGTCTGGCATTATCTATCATTGTGCCTATCCTGTTCATAATCGGTTTAATCCTGGTACTTACAAATGAAAGCCACCACTGGGTTGACCTGAGGCTCTTTTAA
- a CDS encoding DUF4286 family protein — protein MIVYNDTIIIENSIEEEWLNWIKTVHIPAIMATGCFNSYKMLTVIDSPNEGVTYCIQYIADNIEQFQQFYMNHLHKFQSIHQERFDEKFVMFNTLMKEVE, from the coding sequence ATGATAGTATACAACGACACCATAATAATTGAGAACTCCATTGAGGAAGAATGGTTAAACTGGATTAAAACAGTTCATATACCGGCCATAATGGCTACCGGTTGTTTCAACTCCTATAAAATGTTAACTGTAATTGATTCGCCTAACGAAGGGGTTACTTATTGCATCCAGTACATTGCCGATAATATTGAGCAGTTTCAGCAATTCTATATGAACCACCTGCACAAGTTCCAGTCTATTCACCAGGAACGCTTTGATGAAAAGTTTGTAATGTTCAATACCTTGATGAAAGAGGTGGAATAA
- a CDS encoding SCO family protein, whose product MKAALWKKVTVLVLILAVPGFLYYLLTAKGKNRYKPLAIYGPKVVAKTGHKFHGNFIPDTIYHQLPPFTLTGLDGRPVSEAAFKGKIFVAGFFYTHCPSVCATINRNLGYLVDTYRKNKMVYFTSITVDPQRDSLTVLKKYAESFKPASNRWLFLTGDTTSIYSLARKGFLVDALKAGDDDFIYSDKLILIDAEKRIRGYYSGANTNDINRLTDEIKVLIAEELRKVDKALY is encoded by the coding sequence ATGAAAGCCGCTTTGTGGAAAAAAGTTACAGTCCTGGTGCTCATATTAGCAGTACCAGGATTTTTGTATTATTTACTCACCGCTAAAGGTAAAAACAGGTATAAACCACTCGCCATTTACGGGCCCAAAGTGGTAGCCAAAACAGGCCATAAGTTTCATGGCAACTTTATTCCCGATACCATTTATCACCAGCTGCCACCCTTTACGCTTACAGGGCTGGATGGCAGACCTGTATCGGAAGCTGCGTTTAAAGGAAAAATATTTGTAGCTGGGTTTTTTTATACGCATTGCCCATCAGTTTGTGCCACTATTAACCGCAATTTAGGTTACCTTGTTGATACCTACCGTAAAAACAAGATGGTATATTTTACCTCCATTACGGTTGATCCGCAGCGTGACTCATTAACTGTTTTAAAAAAATATGCCGAAAGCTTTAAACCGGCATCAAACCGCTGGCTGTTTTTAACCGGCGATACTACCTCAATTTACAGCCTGGCCCGCAAGGGATTTTTGGTTGATGCCCTGAAGGCCGGTGACGACGATTTTATTTACAGTGATAAGCTGATCCTGATTGACGCCGAAAAACGCATCAGGGGATATTACTCAGGGGCTAATACCAATGATATTAACCGCCTCACCGACGAAATTAAAGTGCTGATAGCTGAAGAGCTGCGAAAAGTTGATAAGGCCTTATATTGA
- a CDS encoding cytochrome c oxidase subunit 3 produces MSTAVSQIDEVKTTPWSGGRSPFNVEYGKIMMWFFLLSDAFTFSSLLISYGALRFSASVWPAADKVFQSVPGVTDSGAPLVFVGIMTFILILSSVTMVLAVEAGHRNSKKEVIWWMIATVIGGFMFLGCQALEWTHLHHEGFWWGSTPALEELGKFFNEGGTEAARHMTAQEFANLFFTITGFHGFHVFTGVIINIIITVNVLLGTYEKRGSYLMVEKVGLYWHFVDLVWVFVFTFFYLV; encoded by the coding sequence ATGAGTACAGCAGTATCACAAATTGATGAAGTAAAAACAACTCCGTGGTCAGGAGGGAGATCCCCTTTCAATGTGGAGTATGGAAAAATAATGATGTGGTTTTTTCTCCTGTCGGATGCATTTACCTTTTCGTCGTTATTGATTTCTTACGGTGCTTTACGTTTCAGTGCAAGCGTATGGCCCGCGGCAGATAAAGTATTCCAATCGGTACCCGGTGTAACGGATAGCGGAGCACCACTGGTATTTGTGGGTATAATGACTTTTATTCTGATCCTTAGTTCAGTTACCATGGTATTGGCTGTTGAGGCCGGTCATCGTAATTCTAAAAAAGAAGTGATCTGGTGGATGATTGCTACAGTTATAGGTGGTTTCATGTTCCTGGGTTGTCAGGCTTTAGAATGGACACACCTGCACCATGAAGGTTTCTGGTGGGGTAGTACACCTGCCTTAGAAGAGTTAGGAAAGTTCTTTAACGAGGGTGGTACCGAGGCTGCAAGGCACATGACCGCGCAGGAGTTCGCAAACTTATTCTTTACCATAACAGGTTTCCATGGTTTTCACGTATTTACCGGGGTTATCATCAATATCATTATTACCGTTAACGTACTGTTAGGTACTTACGAAAAACGCGGAAGCTATTTAATGGTTGAAAAAGTTGGCCTTTACTGGCACTTTGTAGACCTTGTATGGGTATTCGTATTTACATTCTTTTACTTAGTATAA
- a CDS encoding cytochrome c oxidase subunit 3 → MMAQIQKDNDRLDLAPKKFNMWVFIFTSFMFFAALTSGFIVYSGGKGHGLNVIMPSAFLYSTIIIVLSSGTLFLASKASKALQFSKQRMYLWLTFALGIAFFAMQVYAMYVLTYKMHVYFVDTNASRTFVYVFAGMHLAHIIAAILLLLNTLSGSYRNVPQVRNLYKMEMTSIFWHFLGIIWIYLYVFLLLNQN, encoded by the coding sequence ATGATGGCTCAGATTCAGAAAGACAACGACAGGCTTGATCTGGCACCCAAAAAATTCAACATGTGGGTATTTATATTCACCTCGTTTATGTTTTTTGCGGCGTTAACCAGCGGGTTTATCGTTTATAGCGGGGGTAAAGGGCATGGCCTTAACGTAATTATGCCCAGCGCTTTTTTATATAGCACAATTATAATAGTACTAAGCAGCGGTACATTGTTTTTAGCCTCAAAAGCTTCAAAGGCATTGCAGTTTTCAAAACAGCGCATGTATTTATGGCTCACGTTTGCATTGGGCATTGCCTTTTTCGCTATGCAGGTTTATGCCATGTACGTGCTGACCTACAAAATGCACGTTTACTTTGTAGATACTAACGCGTCCCGCACGTTTGTTTATGTGTTTGCCGGGATGCACTTAGCACACATTATTGCAGCAATATTGTTATTGTTAAATACCCTTTCGGGTTCATACAGGAATGTTCCGCAGGTACGTAACCTTTATAAAATGGAAATGACCTCTATTTTTTGGCATTTTCTCGGAATTATATGGATTTATCTGTATGTTTTTTTACTTTTGAACCAAAATTAA
- a CDS encoding OmpA/MotB family protein, producing the protein MKIKYYLFAFALSLTFYSCKIMSPKAYKALIAERDSLTTRTETLEAQVFELKADTMRLNRELANLRNNNSTLNSNLNTSSSKLKRLAADLEKREARLKEVEDILRKRDEAANALKNKLQQALLGFQQSGLTVDIRNGKVYVSLADKLLFPSGSIIIDDKGKAALKQLALVLNKEPDINMAIEGHTDDKKVINLGQIKDNWDLSVLRATSVTRYLTETEKVDPHRLTATGKSEFQPIDPAPTNEARAKNRRIEIVLTPKLDELYNLITK; encoded by the coding sequence ATGAAGATTAAATATTACCTGTTTGCCTTTGCCTTGAGCCTTACATTCTACTCCTGTAAGATCATGTCGCCAAAGGCATACAAAGCCTTAATTGCCGAGCGCGATTCCTTAACTACCCGCACCGAAACACTGGAAGCCCAGGTTTTTGAATTAAAGGCCGATACCATGCGCCTCAACCGCGAACTGGCCAATCTGCGCAATAACAATAGCACGCTTAACAGTAACCTGAATACCAGCTCGTCAAAATTAAAGCGTTTGGCTGCCGACCTGGAAAAACGCGAAGCCCGTTTAAAGGAGGTAGAGGATATTTTACGCAAACGCGATGAAGCCGCCAATGCGCTTAAAAATAAATTACAGCAGGCGCTGCTCGGCTTTCAGCAAAGTGGTTTAACGGTCGATATCCGTAACGGTAAGGTTTATGTATCTCTGGCGGATAAACTGCTGTTCCCTTCGGGCAGTATTATTATTGATGATAAAGGTAAGGCTGCGCTGAAACAGCTGGCCCTTGTGCTGAATAAAGAGCCTGATATTAATATGGCTATTGAAGGCCATACCGATGATAAAAAGGTAATAAACCTGGGCCAGATCAAAGATAATTGGGATTTGAGCGTATTGCGCGCCACATCGGTAACTCGCTATTTAACCGAAACTGAAAAGGTTGATCCGCACCGTTTAACCGCTACCGGCAAAAGCGAGTTTCAGCCTATTGACCCGGCTCCAACCAACGAGGCCCGTGCCAAAAACCGCCGCATTGAAATTGTGCTCACGCCTAAACTTGATGAGTTGTATAACCTCATTACCAAATAA
- a CDS encoding DUF2461 domain-containing protein yields the protein MIYQESLEFLKDLAANNNREWFLDNKERYDKARENVIEFTRNLLTEMHKVDPGIDEALDPKKCVMRIYRDIRFSKNKTPYKNNFGISLPTTGLRPGGAEYYLQIQPGNSFIGGGYWMPEAEHLKAIRQEIDYNAHDLRQIIDAPEFIKLFGDFKNQEQLKSVPQGYSVDNENIDLLKLKSFVAWHKITDKEIVNKNAAGQIADVCRHIQPLNVFLRNALA from the coding sequence ATGATATACCAGGAAAGTCTTGAATTTTTAAAAGATCTCGCAGCGAACAATAACCGGGAATGGTTTTTAGATAATAAGGAACGTTACGATAAGGCCCGGGAAAATGTGATTGAATTTACCCGGAATTTATTAACCGAAATGCACAAGGTTGACCCGGGTATTGACGAGGCGCTCGACCCCAAAAAGTGTGTGATGCGCATCTATCGCGACATCCGCTTCAGCAAAAACAAAACACCGTACAAAAATAATTTTGGCATCAGCTTGCCTACTACCGGGTTGAGACCGGGAGGGGCCGAATATTATTTGCAGATACAGCCCGGCAACTCATTTATAGGTGGCGGCTACTGGATGCCCGAAGCTGAGCATTTAAAAGCCATCAGGCAGGAGATTGATTATAATGCCCATGATTTGCGACAGATAATTGATGCACCGGAATTTATTAAACTGTTTGGCGATTTTAAGAACCAGGAGCAGCTGAAATCCGTACCGCAGGGTTACAGTGTGGATAATGAAAATATTGACTTATTGAAGCTTAAAAGCTTTGTGGCATGGCACAAGATAACTGATAAGGAAATTGTGAACAAGAACGCGGCCGGGCAGATTGCTGATGTGTGCAGACACATACAACCGCTCAACGTGTTCCTGAGAAATGCGCTTGCCTGA